One segment of Saprospiraceae bacterium DNA contains the following:
- a CDS encoding ABC transporter permease subunit, with amino-acid sequence MFNLQGQLSRTQSLTLGIAGAALLIGLWWLLAEMLAVPALDYRAPNLDDPSLQNLNRDSLLLADSIQFANAKQVGKIYKILPTPLHVLQAYPKLTHEDALAKHTFHSIWLNLNGYFWAIVLSLLIGGLIGFIPLFNGLFSKPVDALRYLPISALTGLFMLWFGLGDGMKVAFLAFGILVYMIPVIVQRIRETENVHLQTTHTLGATGWQTMRSVYIPSVFSKFTEDLRVLTAISWTYIIIAEILNNTGGLGSLIYWLARRDKTDKVFAVLLLIILIGILQDRLFVYLDKRLFPYKHYKTKAEGLREVQTGIYIVLGAFALAVLLPLFINFPAGMLFQGAGLVILAAIGLILMGEMKLWKSLQSA; translated from the coding sequence ATGTTCAATCTTCAAGGACAACTCTCACGCACCCAAAGCCTTACCCTCGGCATCGCTGGCGCGGCATTGCTCATCGGGCTGTGGTGGCTGCTCGCCGAAATGCTCGCCGTGCCCGCGCTCGACTATCGCGCCCCCAATCTTGACGACCCTTCCCTCCAAAACCTCAACCGCGACTCGCTGCTCTTGGCCGACAGCATCCAATTCGCCAATGCCAAGCAAGTAGGCAAAATCTATAAAATACTGCCCACACCGCTTCACGTCCTCCAAGCATACCCGAAACTCACCCATGAAGACGCGCTCGCCAAGCACACTTTTCACTCCATTTGGCTCAATCTCAATGGCTATTTCTGGGCCATCGTCCTTTCTTTGCTCATCGGCGGCCTCATTGGGTTCATCCCGCTGTTCAATGGCTTGTTCTCCAAACCCGTGGATGCCTTGCGCTATTTGCCCATATCGGCACTGACGGGCTTGTTCATGTTGTGGTTTGGTCTTGGCGATGGCATGAAAGTCGCTTTTCTGGCCTTTGGCATTTTGGTCTATATGATTCCGGTGATAGTGCAGCGCATCCGCGAGACGGAGAACGTGCATTTGCAAACAACCCATACCCTCGGCGCCACTGGCTGGCAGACCATGCGCTCCGTCTATATCCCCTCCGTTTTTTCAAAATTCACCGAAGACCTGCGCGTGCTCACCGCCATCTCTTGGACTTACATCATCATCGCCGAAATACTCAACAACACGGGCGGCCTCGGCTCGCTCATCTACTGGCTGGCACGCCGCGACAAGACCGACAAAGTGTTTGCCGTGTTGTTGCTCATCATCCTCATTGGCATCCTGCAAGACCGACTGTTCGTCTATCTCGACAAGCGCCTCTTTCCATACAAGCATTACAAGACCAAGGCCGAAGGACTAAGGGAAGTGCAGACGGGGATTTACATCGTGCTCGGCGCTTTCGCGCTGGCGGTGCTGCTGCCTTTGTTCATCAATTTTCCTGCCGGAATGTTGTTTCAAGGGGCGGGTTTGGTGATTTTGGCCGCAATTGGCCTCATTTTGATGGGGGAAATGAAGTTGTGGAAGAGCCTGCAAAGCGCTTGA